Proteins from a single region of Lujinxingia litoralis:
- a CDS encoding class II glutamine amidotransferase, with translation MCRLFGFRSVITSQVHRSLISADNALMRQSERHPDGWGVAYYVAGVPHVVKSVNSAVSDSLFQRVSGVVASETVVAHLRKATVGNLSILNSHPFQYGSWVLAHNGQIPDFARYREAVIARVSPVFRRFILGDTDSEVIFYLLLSKMAQRFDVHRKGAPLAELSAALRETVEAIQEVTGLDCYTRAKEQEFYLSLLVTNGHVMVAHQGGKELFYSTHKTACPDREICPSYAPCCEARSRSGFVNHFIVSSEPLQGENIWEAMKPGEILGVDWRMQLYQEMRDASPAPVGA, from the coding sequence ATGTGCCGGCTCTTTGGCTTTCGTTCGGTGATCACAAGCCAGGTCCACCGCAGCCTGATCAGCGCAGATAATGCGCTGATGCGCCAGAGTGAGCGCCACCCCGATGGCTGGGGGGTGGCCTACTACGTGGCGGGCGTGCCGCATGTGGTGAAAAGCGTGAACTCGGCGGTCTCCGACAGTCTTTTTCAGCGGGTCAGCGGCGTGGTGGCCTCCGAGACCGTGGTGGCGCATCTGCGCAAGGCCACAGTGGGCAATCTCTCGATTCTCAACTCGCACCCTTTTCAGTACGGCAGCTGGGTGCTGGCGCATAACGGGCAGATCCCCGACTTTGCCAGGTATCGCGAGGCGGTGATTGCGCGCGTCTCCCCGGTGTTTCGACGCTTCATTCTGGGGGATACCGACAGTGAGGTGATCTTTTATCTCTTGCTCTCGAAGATGGCCCAGCGCTTCGATGTGCACCGCAAAGGGGCCCCGCTGGCAGAGTTAAGCGCGGCGCTGCGCGAGACGGTCGAAGCGATTCAGGAGGTCACCGGCCTAGACTGCTACACCCGGGCTAAAGAGCAGGAGTTTTATCTGAGCCTGCTCGTTACCAACGGGCACGTGATGGTGGCCCACCAGGGGGGCAAGGAGCTTTTCTACAGCACGCATAAGACGGCCTGCCCCGATCGCGAGATCTGCCCGAGCTACGCGCCCTGCTGCGAGGCGCGCTCGCGTTCGGGCTTTGTCAATCACTTCATCGTCTCCAGCGAGCCCCTCCAGGGGGAGAACATCTGGGAAGCGATGAAGCCCGGGGAGATTCTGGGGGTCGACTGGCGGATGCAGCTCTATCAAGAAATGCGCGACGCCAGCCCGGCGCCGGTCGGCGCCTAA